One stretch of Musicola paradisiaca NCPPB 2511 DNA includes these proteins:
- the prlC gene encoding oligopeptidase A, whose amino-acid sequence MTNPLLSSFTLPPFSHIKTEDIVPAVQAALDDCRSAVERVVAQSGPFTWDNLCQPLAESDDRLGRIFSPIAHLNAVKNSPELRETYEQCLPLLSEYSTWVGQHAGLYRAYRELRDGAHYASLSVAQKKAVDNALRDFELSGIGLPPEKQKRYGEIAARLSELASQFSNNVLDATMGWSKLITDVAELEGLPESALAAAKAQAEAREQQGWLLTLDIPSYLPVMTYCANQALREELYRAYVTRASEQGPNAGKWDNSAIMTETLALRHELAQLLGFDSFAHKSLATKMAENPQQVLDFLTDLAKRARPQGEKELAQLRAFAKEHYGVDELNPWDITYYSEQQKQHLYAISDEQLRPYFPEARALAGLFEVVNRIYGITAKERIGVDVWHPEARFFDLFAENGELLGSFYLDLYARENKRGGAWMDDCVGRLRKADGDVQKPVAYLTCNFNRPVNGKPALFTHDEVITLFHEFGHGLHHMLTRIDTAGVAGISGVPWDAVELPSQFMENWCWEPDALAFISGHYETGEPLPKEMLDKMLAAKNYQAALFILRQLEFGLFDFRLHAEYNPAQGAQVLATLADVKAQVSVVKSPEWNRFPHSFSHIFAGGYAAGYYSYLWADVLAADAFSRFEEEGIFNRDTGQSFLENILSRGGSEEPMALFKRFRGREPKLDAMLEHYGIQA is encoded by the coding sequence ATGACCAATCCATTGCTTTCCTCCTTTACCCTGCCGCCGTTTTCCCACATTAAGACCGAAGATATCGTTCCCGCCGTGCAAGCCGCGCTGGATGACTGCCGCAGCGCCGTCGAGCGCGTAGTGGCGCAATCGGGGCCCTTCACCTGGGACAATCTGTGTCAGCCTTTGGCGGAAAGCGACGATCGGCTCGGGCGCATCTTCTCGCCGATAGCCCACCTGAATGCGGTTAAAAACAGTCCGGAGCTGCGTGAAACCTACGAACAGTGCCTGCCGCTGCTGTCCGAATACAGTACCTGGGTCGGCCAGCACGCCGGTCTGTATCGCGCCTATCGCGAACTGCGTGACGGCGCTCACTACGCCAGCCTGAGCGTGGCGCAGAAAAAAGCGGTGGATAACGCCCTGCGTGATTTCGAGTTATCAGGTATCGGGTTGCCGCCGGAAAAACAGAAGCGCTACGGCGAAATCGCCGCCCGGCTGTCCGAACTGGCGTCGCAATTCAGCAACAACGTGCTGGACGCCACCATGGGCTGGAGCAAACTGATCACCGATGTCGCCGAGCTGGAAGGGCTGCCGGAAAGCGCGCTGGCGGCGGCCAAAGCGCAGGCGGAAGCCAGAGAGCAACAGGGTTGGCTGCTGACGCTGGATATCCCCAGTTATCTGCCGGTGATGACCTATTGCGCCAATCAGGCGCTGCGCGAAGAGCTGTATCGCGCTTATGTGACCCGAGCCTCCGAGCAGGGCCCGAACGCCGGCAAATGGGACAACAGCGCCATCATGACGGAGACGCTGGCATTGCGTCACGAACTGGCGCAGTTGCTGGGCTTCGACAGCTTCGCCCATAAATCACTGGCCACCAAAATGGCGGAGAACCCGCAGCAGGTGCTGGATTTCCTGACCGACCTGGCCAAACGCGCCCGTCCGCAGGGGGAAAAAGAACTGGCGCAGTTGCGCGCTTTCGCCAAAGAACACTACGGCGTCGACGAGCTGAACCCGTGGGACATCACCTACTACAGCGAACAGCAAAAACAGCATCTGTACGCCATTAGCGACGAACAATTGCGTCCTTATTTTCCGGAAGCGCGTGCGCTGGCCGGCCTGTTCGAGGTGGTGAACCGCATCTACGGCATCACCGCCAAAGAGCGCATCGGCGTGGATGTCTGGCATCCAGAGGCTCGCTTTTTCGATCTGTTCGCCGAAAACGGCGAGCTGCTGGGCAGTTTCTATCTGGATCTTTACGCCCGCGAGAACAAGCGCGGCGGCGCCTGGATGGATGACTGCGTTGGCCGGCTGCGCAAAGCCGACGGCGACGTGCAAAAACCGGTCGCTTACCTGACCTGCAACTTCAACCGTCCCGTCAACGGCAAACCAGCGCTGTTCACCCATGACGAGGTCATCACGCTGTTCCATGAATTCGGCCACGGTTTGCACCATATGCTGACCCGTATCGATACCGCCGGCGTCGCGGGCATCAGCGGCGTGCCTTGGGACGCGGTCGAACTGCCGAGCCAATTCATGGAAAACTGGTGCTGGGAGCCGGACGCGCTGGCGTTTATCTCCGGCCACTATGAAACCGGCGAGCCGCTGCCGAAAGAGATGCTGGATAAAATGCTGGCGGCGAAAAACTATCAGGCGGCGTTGTTTATTCTGCGCCAGCTGGAGTTCGGCCTGTTCGACTTCCGCCTGCACGCCGAGTACAACCCGGCGCAAGGCGCACAGGTGCTGGCGACATTAGCCGATGTCAAAGCGCAAGTCTCCGTGGTGAAAAGCCCGGAATGGAATCGCTTCCCGCACTCCTTCAGCCATATTTTCGCCGGGGGTTACGCTGCGGGTTACTACAGCTACCTGTGGGCCGACGTGCTGGCGGCGGATGCGTTCTCCCGCTTTGAGGAAGAGGGCATTTTCAACCGTGATACCGGGCAGTCGTTCCTGGAGAATATCCTGTCCCGCGGCGGTTCCGAAGAACCGATGGCGTTGTTCAAACGTTTCCGCGGCCGTGAACCCAAACTGGACGCAATGCTGGAACATTACGGCATTCAGGCATGA
- a CDS encoding DUF2623 family protein, whose product MKNHFGDGILAGLNASGPLSDHDIRRYCDDFRRGYVCGYAHQRAGLCGRLRAAFEAGQLSRRYGLRRDIVAEFFTDVQQPTLVQSFYDGYDQYA is encoded by the coding sequence ATGAAAAACCACTTTGGCGATGGCATTCTGGCCGGGCTGAACGCCAGCGGCCCTTTATCCGACCACGATATCCGGCGCTACTGCGATGATTTCCGACGCGGTTACGTCTGCGGTTACGCCCATCAGCGCGCTGGCCTGTGCGGCAGGCTGCGAGCGGCGTTCGAAGCCGGCCAGCTCAGCCGCCGTTACGGGTTGCGGCGGGATATCGTCGCGGAGTTCTTCACCGACGTTCAGCAGCCGACGCTGGTGCAATCCTTCTATGACGGCTACGACCAGTACGCATAA
- a CDS encoding 23S rRNA (adenine(2030)-N(6))-methyltransferase RlmJ, whose product MLSYRHSFHAGNHADVLKHTVQSLIITALKEKEKPFLYLDTHSGAGRYQLHGEHAERTGEYREGIGRIWQRDDIPAEMEAYLQVVRSYNSGGQLRYYPGSPLIARQLLREQDTLNLTELHPTDFSLLRQEFARDDRARVVREDGYLQLKSRLPPAARRGVILIDPPYELKTDYQAVVDGIQEGYRRFATGVYALWYPVVLRQQIKRLLKALEETGIRRILQIELAVLPDSDRHGMTASGMIVINPPWKLEAQMKSLLPWLHQVLVPEGTGHTRVEWVVPE is encoded by the coding sequence ATGCTGAGTTATCGCCACAGTTTCCACGCCGGCAACCACGCCGATGTGCTGAAACACACTGTTCAGAGCCTGATCATCACCGCGCTGAAAGAAAAGGAAAAACCGTTTCTCTACCTCGACACCCATTCCGGCGCAGGGCGTTATCAGCTACACGGGGAACATGCCGAGCGCACGGGCGAATATCGCGAGGGCATCGGTCGGATCTGGCAGCGCGACGATATCCCGGCGGAGATGGAAGCCTATCTGCAGGTGGTTCGTTCCTACAATTCCGGCGGGCAATTGCGCTATTACCCCGGCTCGCCGTTGATTGCTCGTCAGTTGCTGCGCGAGCAGGACACGTTGAACCTGACGGAACTGCATCCGACGGATTTCTCGCTGCTGCGTCAGGAATTTGCGCGGGATGATCGCGCCCGCGTGGTACGCGAGGACGGTTATCTGCAGTTGAAATCCCGCCTGCCGCCCGCCGCCCGCCGTGGTGTGATCCTGATTGATCCGCCGTATGAGCTGAAAACCGATTATCAGGCGGTGGTGGATGGCATCCAGGAAGGATACCGACGTTTTGCCACCGGCGTATATGCGCTGTGGTACCCGGTGGTGCTGCGTCAACAGATCAAACGTCTGTTGAAGGCGCTGGAAGAGACCGGTATCCGCCGAATTTTGCAGATTGAACTGGCGGTGCTGCCGGACAGCGATCGCCACGGCATGACCGCTTCCGGCATGATTGTCATCAACCCGCCGTGGAAGCTGGAAGCGCAGATGAAAAGCCTGCTGCCGTGGCTGCATCAGGTGCTGGTGCCGGAAGGTACCGGCCATACGCGGGTGGAGTGGGTAGTGCCGGAGTGA
- the gorA gene encoding glutathione-disulfide reductase, producing MTKHYDYLAIGGGSGGIASINRAALYGKKCALIEAKHLGGTCVNVGCVPKKVMWHAAQIAEAIHQYGPDYGFDVTVNRFDWSTLLKNRSAYIDRIHQSYHNVLGKNQVEVIHGFARFVDAHTVEVNGERITADHILIATGGRPTRPEIPGAEYGIDSDGFFALQAQPTRVAVVGAGYIAVEIAGVLKALGSEVHLFVRKHAPLRQFDPLIVETLVEVMNTEGPTLHTESIPKAVVKNADGSLTLQLQNGHEQTVDCLIWAIGREPATDNLNLDAAGVARNAQGYIPVDQFQNTNVPGIYAVGDNTGAVELTPVAVAAGRRLSERLFNNKPGEHLDYSNIPTVVFSHPPIGTVGLTEPQAREQYGDDQVKVYKSAFTAMYTAVTQHRQPCRMKLVCVGPEERIVGVHGIGFGMDEILQGFAVAVKMGATKQDFDNTVAIHPTAAEEFVTMR from the coding sequence ATGACCAAACACTATGATTATCTCGCCATTGGCGGCGGCAGCGGCGGCATCGCTTCTATCAACCGTGCGGCGCTGTATGGAAAGAAATGCGCGCTGATCGAGGCAAAACATCTGGGCGGCACCTGCGTCAACGTAGGGTGTGTACCGAAGAAAGTGATGTGGCATGCCGCACAGATCGCCGAGGCGATTCACCAGTACGGCCCGGACTACGGTTTTGACGTTACCGTTAATCGGTTTGACTGGAGTACGTTGCTGAAAAACCGTAGCGCTTACATCGACCGTATTCATCAGTCCTACCACAACGTGCTGGGCAAAAATCAGGTTGAGGTTATTCACGGGTTCGCTCGCTTCGTTGATGCGCATACGGTGGAAGTCAACGGCGAACGTATCACCGCCGACCACATTCTGATCGCCACCGGGGGACGCCCGACGCGCCCGGAGATTCCCGGCGCGGAGTACGGCATTGATTCCGATGGATTCTTTGCATTGCAGGCCCAGCCTACTCGCGTAGCGGTAGTGGGGGCAGGTTATATCGCCGTGGAAATCGCCGGGGTGCTGAAGGCGCTGGGGTCTGAGGTTCATTTGTTTGTGCGTAAGCACGCGCCGTTGCGCCAGTTCGATCCGCTGATTGTGGAGACGCTGGTGGAAGTGATGAATACCGAAGGCCCGACGCTGCATACCGAATCCATCCCTAAAGCGGTGGTGAAAAATGCCGATGGCAGCCTGACGCTACAACTGCAAAACGGCCATGAGCAAACAGTCGATTGCCTGATTTGGGCCATCGGCCGCGAACCGGCGACGGATAACCTGAACCTTGATGCGGCGGGCGTGGCGCGCAATGCGCAGGGGTATATTCCGGTGGATCAATTCCAAAACACCAACGTACCGGGTATTTATGCCGTGGGCGACAATACCGGCGCGGTCGAGCTGACGCCGGTGGCGGTGGCGGCCGGGCGTCGGTTGTCGGAACGGTTGTTCAATAACAAGCCGGGCGAACATCTGGATTACAGCAACATCCCGACCGTGGTGTTCAGCCATCCGCCGATCGGCACGGTGGGCCTGACTGAACCGCAGGCGCGCGAGCAGTACGGCGATGATCAGGTCAAGGTCTACAAGTCCGCCTTTACCGCCATGTATACCGCCGTGACGCAGCATCGCCAGCCGTGCCGCATGAAGCTGGTGTGTGTGGGGCCGGAAGAGAGGATTGTTGGCGTGCACGGCATCGGTTTCGGCATGGATGAGATCCTGCAAGGTTTCGCGGTGGCGGTGAAAATGGGCGCGACCAAGCAAGATTTCGACAACACGGTGGCGATTCACCCCACGGCCGCGGAAGAATTTGTGACGATGCGTTAA
- a CDS encoding AAA domain-containing protein — MDEKKFLVLTRSKHSEFKNTTGNVVTITPSDDKTLVTFLGGKTFPYNRENVRFFDNPAVINIEDSIILLANGRSKKFDEAFVFGNKYIVLFSEGNSEFHPVADVTITPNIAKHKETRHLIDYYRYIATFLKEETPHVQYYYENKLNQIRGDSVLNNFVNSTPSRNPSPSSIIFPFGMNPSQREAVINALTSQISIIQGPPGTGKTQTILNIIANLICQNKTVAVVAGNNEATHNIYEKLEKEGFDFIAASLGKADLQKIFFAKEHAIPEIAHWAIAETDLHQIRQVMTSSDNLVSRLLELQNEQARIKELISRLEVESQYFDRHFSVDPINPSTWSFGNKWSTPNLIKFMAEVEYFSENDKPSWSLKFKWLFKYRIYKFKDISYLSSDLFKGLVSEYYQRRKTELLANKLSIEQELKKHDFKGLLRQYTDSSMTILKNYIFSTHHKIENIPFNNQSYKKSFDNFVKRFPVVLSTTDSIINNKSDDELFDYLIVDEASQVNLLTGVLAMACAKNMVVVGDLKQIPHIPSQSLISTHPDINEKFDIKMKYNYLTESLLSSINKVFAESVPSTLLKEHYRCHPRIIDFCNQKYYNNQLVIMTHSNTEPFKIVKTAPGHHTCKAPGGKSQINFRELEVIKEELLDTILANTAPEKIGIVTPYRAQVLNANHLIDKKDLKIDTAHKFQGREKDIIIYSPTASWSDKFNDSPNLINVAVSRAKAQFIMVMSANLFKQQGTNIGDLIRHIEYQSMSPAIFESKTISIFDCLYSEYSPALQDFKMRTGNTSKYLSENLMITLLNDIFADNIFTSFTYKHNYPLSLLISNFESLTEREKKFGQHLSSHIDFLIFNKLDKLPVLAIEVDGYQTHALNPQQRERDELKNSILFKLGVPLLRFPTKRSGEERIIRQALQDIIALIPESDTEQHESVR, encoded by the coding sequence ATGGATGAGAAAAAATTCTTAGTTCTGACCAGAAGTAAACACAGTGAATTCAAGAACACAACAGGGAACGTTGTTACAATCACGCCATCTGATGACAAAACGCTGGTCACTTTCCTGGGTGGAAAAACATTCCCATACAATAGAGAAAACGTCCGCTTTTTTGATAACCCAGCCGTTATTAATATTGAAGACTCGATCATTTTATTAGCAAACGGAAGAAGCAAAAAGTTTGATGAAGCATTCGTTTTTGGTAATAAATACATCGTTCTTTTCTCAGAAGGGAATAGCGAATTCCATCCTGTCGCTGATGTCACAATAACACCCAACATTGCTAAACATAAAGAAACCAGGCATCTCATTGATTACTACCGTTATATCGCTACTTTTTTGAAAGAAGAGACACCTCATGTACAATATTATTATGAAAATAAATTAAATCAGATCAGGGGGGATTCTGTACTAAACAACTTTGTAAACAGCACCCCATCAAGGAACCCATCGCCGTCATCGATTATTTTCCCTTTCGGTATGAATCCATCGCAGCGTGAAGCCGTTATAAATGCGTTAACATCACAAATCAGCATTATTCAAGGCCCACCCGGAACAGGAAAAACACAAACCATACTCAACATAATTGCAAATCTGATATGCCAAAATAAGACGGTGGCTGTGGTTGCCGGGAATAATGAAGCAACACACAACATTTATGAAAAGCTGGAAAAAGAAGGCTTTGATTTTATTGCTGCCAGTCTTGGAAAGGCAGACTTACAAAAGATATTCTTCGCAAAAGAACATGCCATTCCTGAAATTGCGCATTGGGCGATCGCTGAAACAGATCTGCATCAAATCAGACAAGTAATGACGTCCTCTGATAATTTGGTCTCTAGGTTACTTGAACTTCAAAATGAGCAAGCAAGGATTAAAGAATTAATAAGTAGACTTGAGGTTGAGAGTCAGTATTTTGATAGGCATTTCTCTGTAGACCCAATAAATCCATCTACGTGGTCTTTTGGCAACAAATGGTCAACACCTAATTTAATAAAATTCATGGCTGAAGTAGAGTATTTTTCTGAAAATGATAAACCATCCTGGTCATTAAAATTTAAGTGGCTATTTAAATACAGGATTTATAAATTTAAAGATATCAGTTACCTTTCCAGTGACTTGTTCAAGGGGCTTGTCTCTGAATATTATCAAAGAAGAAAAACCGAGCTATTAGCCAACAAACTCTCGATTGAACAGGAACTAAAAAAACACGATTTCAAGGGATTGTTAAGACAATATACTGATAGTTCGATGACTATTTTAAAAAATTATATTTTCTCAACACACCATAAAATAGAGAACATTCCATTTAATAACCAATCCTACAAGAAATCTTTCGACAACTTTGTTAAACGCTTTCCTGTTGTATTAAGCACAACAGATTCTATCATTAATAATAAAAGCGACGATGAATTGTTTGATTATCTCATTGTAGATGAAGCATCCCAGGTCAATCTCCTCACGGGAGTATTAGCGATGGCGTGCGCCAAAAATATGGTGGTGGTTGGCGATTTAAAGCAGATACCTCATATTCCAAGCCAGTCGCTCATTTCTACACATCCTGATATTAATGAAAAGTTCGATATTAAAATGAAGTATAATTATCTCACTGAAAGTCTCTTGTCATCTATAAATAAAGTGTTCGCTGAAAGCGTACCTTCCACACTACTGAAAGAGCACTATCGCTGCCATCCTCGGATCATCGATTTCTGTAATCAGAAGTATTATAACAACCAGCTGGTTATCATGACACATTCAAATACGGAGCCATTTAAAATAGTGAAGACCGCGCCAGGCCACCACACATGCAAAGCCCCTGGCGGCAAAAGCCAAATCAACTTCCGTGAGTTAGAAGTGATTAAAGAGGAATTACTTGACACCATTCTGGCTAATACCGCTCCAGAAAAAATCGGCATCGTCACGCCTTATCGCGCCCAAGTTTTAAACGCTAACCACCTTATTGATAAAAAAGATTTAAAAATAGACACGGCACACAAATTCCAGGGGCGTGAGAAAGACATTATTATATATAGCCCAACAGCAAGCTGGTCAGATAAATTTAACGACAGCCCAAATTTGATCAACGTCGCCGTCTCCCGAGCGAAAGCACAATTTATTATGGTCATGTCAGCCAATTTATTTAAACAACAAGGGACAAACATTGGTGATTTAATTCGTCACATAGAATATCAATCTATGTCACCGGCTATTTTTGAAAGCAAAACCATCTCAATATTTGACTGCTTATACAGTGAGTATTCACCTGCTTTACAAGATTTTAAAATGCGTACTGGCAATACATCCAAATACTTGTCTGAAAATTTAATGATTACATTATTAAATGATATTTTTGCCGATAACATTTTCACGTCTTTTACGTACAAACATAATTACCCGCTGAGTTTATTAATAAGTAATTTTGAATCTTTAACGGAAAGAGAGAAAAAATTCGGGCAACATCTGAGTAGCCATATTGATTTTCTTATTTTTAATAAACTGGATAAACTTCCTGTACTGGCGATAGAAGTCGATGGTTATCAAACGCATGCGCTCAATCCTCAGCAGAGAGAAAGAGATGAGTTGAAAAATAGTATCTTGTTCAAATTAGGCGTTCCATTATTACGGTTTCCAACGAAAAGAAGTGGGGAAGAGAGAATAATTCGGCAAGCATTACAAGATATTATCGCGCTCATACCAGAATCTGATACGGAACAACATGAATCAGTGAGATAA
- a CDS encoding alpha/beta hydrolase, protein MLLKKIILAGGIMMGMTTTTLHAATHDLPGYADGAQVIQVKKANEQIDAMSGIIYSQVKSTRAIRQLQMALLIPRTQDLKPAIIYFPGGGFTSADHEKFIEMRMALAEAGFVVAAAEYRVVPNTFPAPVLDGKSAVRFLREHAAEYGIDPNRIGVLGDSAGGYLAQMLGTTNGDKQFEQGQFLNRSSDVQAVATLYGLSNLLNIGEGFPENIQKVHQSPAVTEALLVNGAAFRDFAGATISSDPKKALNASPMGHVNGKKPPFLIMHGSADTLVSPGQSAQLYKALKTENNNVEYVLVEGAAHGDITWFQKPVIERVVHWFKQTLGAPIKPAVSNGKTSANANL, encoded by the coding sequence ATGTTACTCAAAAAAATCATATTAGCAGGCGGAATCATGATGGGTATGACCACGACGACACTCCATGCCGCAACCCACGATCTCCCCGGTTACGCCGATGGCGCCCAGGTGATTCAGGTGAAAAAGGCCAACGAACAGATCGACGCCATGAGCGGCATTATTTATTCCCAGGTAAAAAGCACGCGCGCGATACGGCAATTGCAGATGGCGCTGCTCATTCCCCGCACCCAGGATCTTAAACCGGCGATAATTTATTTCCCCGGTGGGGGTTTTACTTCAGCCGACCATGAAAAATTCATCGAAATGCGTATGGCGCTGGCGGAAGCCGGTTTTGTTGTTGCCGCAGCAGAATATCGCGTCGTGCCTAACACCTTCCCAGCCCCGGTGCTGGACGGCAAATCCGCGGTGCGCTTTCTGAGAGAACACGCCGCAGAATACGGCATCGACCCGAACCGCATCGGCGTACTCGGCGATTCAGCCGGTGGATATCTGGCTCAAATGTTGGGCACTACCAATGGCGACAAACAGTTTGAACAAGGGCAATTCCTGAACCGTTCTTCCGACGTTCAGGCAGTCGCTACCTTATACGGTCTTTCCAATCTATTAAATATTGGGGAAGGCTTCCCGGAAAATATCCAGAAAGTCCATCAATCTCCTGCCGTTACCGAAGCGTTATTGGTTAACGGCGCCGCTTTCCGCGACTTTGCGGGCGCCACAATCAGCAGCGATCCGAAAAAAGCGCTGAATGCCAGCCCGATGGGGCACGTCAACGGGAAAAAACCGCCGTTCCTGATCATGCATGGCAGCGCGGATACGCTGGTATCCCCCGGCCAGAGCGCCCAGTTGTATAAGGCGTTGAAAACGGAAAACAATAATGTTGAGTACGTACTGGTCGAAGGGGCGGCCCACGGCGATATCACTTGGTTCCAGAAGCCGGTGATCGAGCGCGTCGTCCATTGGTTCAAACAAACTCTGGGCGCCCCCATCAAACCGGCCGTCAGTAACGGTAAAACCAGCGCCAACGCGAATCTATAA
- a CDS encoding DUF3237 domain-containing protein yields the protein MKAISKVFAVFSILGLVSSSVLADEKISVEKETPPKTELVMEITADIAPSIPMGKGPLGERAMVPILSGTFTGNNIRGTLVPGGADRQQIRQDGYKFLQATYELKTDDGVVISVANHVLTPMTRKPGEKAFSQIELIAPEGKYDWINKNVYIGTLTSLKPQRTAVLVRVYKLIP from the coding sequence ATGAAAGCCATCAGCAAGGTGTTTGCCGTGTTTTCAATTCTTGGTCTTGTGAGTTCATCGGTATTGGCTGATGAAAAAATCAGTGTAGAAAAAGAGACGCCACCGAAAACGGAATTGGTGATGGAAATTACGGCGGATATTGCCCCCTCCATCCCTATGGGAAAAGGCCCGTTGGGCGAGCGGGCGATGGTGCCCATTCTTTCCGGGACGTTTACCGGTAATAATATTCGGGGAACCCTGGTGCCGGGCGGTGCTGACCGCCAACAGATCCGGCAGGATGGCTATAAATTCCTGCAAGCTACCTATGAATTGAAAACGGATGATGGCGTGGTGATTAGCGTCGCCAATCATGTATTAACGCCGATGACCAGAAAACCAGGTGAAAAAGCTTTTTCGCAGATTGAACTGATCGCCCCGGAAGGGAAATATGACTGGATTAATAAAAATGTGTATATCGGCACGTTAACCAGTTTAAAACCCCAACGCACCGCCGTGCTGGTTCGGGTTTATAAACTGATCCCTTAA
- a CDS encoding YitT family protein — protein sequence MLRKESIPGNIPGIGARAGIAHTLKDDIYGLALGVMFIAFGLNMLKLSGMVTGGIAGIALLLSYYVPLSIGVLFILTNIPFMLFCYFSMGRGFTLKTLIVNIALGCTTQAVPGLITISYIHPLFSALVGGTFLGMGILSLARHNASVGGTGVVTLWLYQRFNINAGKTQMLLDVLVFALSLIKLPAALLLWSALSALAMNAMLMNWHKPGRYQGG from the coding sequence GTGCTGCGAAAAGAGAGTATTCCGGGCAATATCCCCGGCATCGGCGCTCGCGCTGGTATCGCCCATACGCTGAAAGACGACATTTATGGGCTGGCGCTGGGTGTCATGTTCATTGCCTTCGGGCTAAACATGCTGAAACTTTCCGGCATGGTGACTGGCGGCATTGCCGGCATCGCGCTATTGCTCTCCTACTACGTTCCGCTCTCGATTGGCGTGCTGTTTATCCTGACCAACATCCCGTTCATGTTGTTCTGCTACTTCAGTATGGGGCGCGGTTTTACGCTGAAAACGCTGATCGTCAATATCGCGCTGGGTTGCACCACACAAGCCGTGCCTGGCCTGATCACCATCAGCTACATTCATCCGTTGTTTTCCGCGCTGGTCGGCGGCACCTTTCTGGGGATGGGGATCCTCTCGCTGGCCCGCCACAATGCCTCCGTCGGCGGCACCGGCGTCGTGACCCTGTGGTTGTACCAACGCTTCAATATAAACGCCGGGAAGACTCAGATGCTGCTGGACGTGCTGGTGTTTGCGCTCTCGCTCATCAAACTGCCTGCGGCGCTGCTGCTTTGGTCGGCCCTCAGCGCGTTGGCGATGAATGCCATGCTGATGAACTGGCACAAACCGGGGCGTTATCAGGGGGGATGA
- a CDS encoding Lrp/AsnC family transcriptional regulator — protein sequence MKMDRIDAQILNELQQDARLKITELAERVCLSATPCTRRLKHLEESGIIEQYVTLLDQEKAGFPVNAYISLTLEPKSEATFRKFEQQIATFDEVMECHLMSGSHDFMLRVVAASLSDFERFLQKKLIKIEGLRDVQTSFSLRRLIHKTALPVRSML from the coding sequence ATGAAGATGGATCGCATCGATGCCCAGATATTGAATGAGCTGCAGCAGGACGCCCGGCTGAAAATTACCGAGCTGGCAGAGCGGGTCTGCCTGTCGGCCACCCCCTGCACCCGGCGGCTAAAGCATCTGGAGGAGAGCGGCATCATTGAACAATATGTCACGTTGCTGGATCAGGAAAAGGCGGGATTTCCGGTCAATGCTTATATCTCGCTGACGCTGGAGCCCAAATCCGAAGCCACCTTCCGCAAATTTGAACAGCAGATTGCAACGTTTGATGAAGTGATGGAGTGCCATTTGATGTCGGGCAGTCATGACTTCATGTTGCGGGTGGTGGCGGCCAGTTTGTCCGATTTTGAGCGTTTTTTGCAGAAAAAGCTGATCAAGATAGAAGGGCTGCGTGATGTGCAGACCTCGTTCTCGCTCAGGCGCTTGATCCATAAAACGGCATTGCCGGTGCGTTCTATGCTGTGA